The genomic interval GTGTAAAGTCCTGTTAAAGCCGGCGCCAAGATCATTGCCTTTTTTCCACTGCTGCATATAAAGCAATCCGGTTAAACCACCGCCGATCAGTGCCGGTACCATGGTCAGGTCATGACTATTTACAACATGTGTCCCGATGTTCACAAGCAGGAAGATAAGGGTAATGATCCAGAAGGGGATCGGGAGGTTTGGCAACAATCTGTATCCGGGCGCCACGATGGTAGCGCCTACTGCCAGGGCCATGATGCAGGCGGAAGCCCCTGTTGTACTGGCAAATGACTGCAGCTCCCGGAAAGACGGAATGAACTGCATCCCCAGCAGATAAAATACAGCGCCTACGATCCCACTCAGGAGATACAGCGGAAGGATATGCTGACGACCAGCATGATTTTGCAGCATGGTGCCGAAGCAGGCCAGCCAGATCATGTTGCTGACAATCATCCAGAAACTGTTATGCACGAACATCGACGTGATCAATGACCAGGGATTGTGCAGTACGGTGCTAAAGCTGGCAGACAGCGTCAGGTGCGACAATACATCGTCGTAATAACGGGCCAGCGGATTGCCTTCCATGCGGTAAATGACTTCTGTGAAAAACAGCAGGACGAATACCGTGATATTTATCAGCAGCAGCTGGATCACCATATTCTTTTCTTCTCCCAGGGATAGGGGAGTGGTATTCCTTTCCTCAACGTGCATCATGTCACAAGATCTTTTATGTTAATAAAAATGCCGGCGGTTATGCCTGTTCCATATCCTGAGGAGGATATAGCTAAAGAGCACACCACCAAGGTGGGCAAAGTGGGCCACATTGTCTCCGGCTGAATTCTGAATACCGGAATACAGTTCCAGGAGGATGAGGATCCCTACAAAGTATTTTGCCTTTAAAGGGAACAGGAAGTAAAGGTAAATGAGATTATTCGGAAACAGGTAACCAAATGCGAACAGCAGTCCGAATACCGCACCGGAAGCGCCAAGGGTAGCACTATCAGGATAGTCCTGGGCGAACTGGCTGATGAACGTTTTGGTATCGTTAATAACACCTGGATCGTTCGGGAACTGGTAGAATATAGTCTTTATGCCTTCGACCCGGAATCTGCCTGCGTCGAGGTCATAGCGGCTGTCCAGCAGCCTGAAATTGGCGATGGAAGGATCGCTTAGGAATGCCTTGGCATCGTGGGCCAGCCTCACGTTTTCGTAGGTCAGCACACCCATGTGGCAAAGCGCCGCTCCCAGGCCGCAGACCATGTAAAAGATCAGGAAGCGTTTTGGCCCCCAGATGTTTTCCAGGGTGGCGCCAAACATCCAGAGGGTAAACATGTTCATGAACAGGTGCCCCAGGGTGGCGTGCATGAAGAGGTGGGTAATGAACTGGTGAGGCCTGAAGAGATCGGACCCCCAGTAGTGCAACGCGAAAATATCGTCAATCTTATTATTCCCGATGCTGCTCCCCAGTGTGTTCTGCGCAAGGAACACCAAACCATTGATGATCAGTAGGTTTTTGATCACCGTAGGGAGTATTTCAAATCTGCCGGGCCTGAACTCGCTCATTTCTCCTTATTCTTTAATGATTAATTCTTTTCTCAAGTAACACTACGTTTTCGATATGGTGAGTATGTGGGAACATATCCACCGGTTGTATCCTTTTGACACTGTACATAGCGTCCAGTAACGCCAGGTCCCTGGCCTGTGTAGCAGGGTTACAACTTACATATACTATGCGGGGAGCAGCAATTTCGAGTAGCTTGTTCACCAGTTTCTCGTGCATACCGGCCCTCGGAGGGTCAGTGATCACTACATCCGGTTGCCCGTGTTGGGCAAAGAAAGCGTCATTGCAAATATCCACTACATCTCCGGCAAAGAATTGTGCATTGTTCACGTTGTTGCGGGCGGCATTTTCAACGGCGTCGTCAATGGCCTCTTTTATCAACTCTATACCGACCACCTTGCCGGCCTGCCGGGACACAAAAATACCAATACTGCCTGTACCACAATAGAGATCGTAAACAATTTCTGTTCCTGTTAATCCGGCGAACTCTCTCGTTACCTGATACAAGGCTTCTCCCTGATAAGTATTGGTCTGGAAAAAGGATTTAGGACCTATTTTAAAAGTAAAATCCTCCAGTTTCTCTTCCACATAGCCCTTTCCGAAGTATACCTTTGGCTCCAGGTCGAAAATAGTATCGTTCAGCTTGGGATTGATCGTGTACAACACCGACGTAATGCCGGGAACAGTTGCCAGCAGATGATCCAGCAGGGCCTCCCTGTCCTTTTTGTTCTCGTGATGGATCACGAGATTGACCATTACTTCACCGGTGGTACAGATCCTGATCACCAGGTTACGGAGCCATCCCTCCTTGGCCCGGATGTCGTAAAAGGACAGCTGGTTGGCCAGTGCATACGCCCGGATGGTGTTCCGGATCGCATTGACCGGTTCTGCCTGCAGGTAGCAGGTGTTAATGTCCAGCACCTTGTCGAATAGCTTCGGTACATGGAAGCCCAGGGCATTTCGTTGTGGAATGCTGCCGTCTTCATTCAGTTCCTCTGCCGGGAGGTATGCTTTATTGCTGAAAGTAAATTCAAGTTTATTGCGGTAATGGGTGGTATGCCTGGACCCCAGAATGGGTTGCATGGGGGGCAGTTCCAGTTTACCGATGCGCTGGAGGTTGTCGGCCACCTGCTGCTGTTTGTATTCGAGCTGCAGGGAATAAGGCAGCATCTGCCATTTGCAGCCGCCGCAGTTGCCAAAATGTTCACAGAAAGGATCAACACGGTTAGATGCCTGGGAATGGAAACGGATGGCCTTACCTTCTGCCCAGTCTTTTTTGTTCTTACCGAGACGGACGTCCACCACATCGCCAGGTACAACGCCGCCTTCAATGAATATCACTTTGCCATCTATCCTGGCCAATGCTTTCCCTTCTGCCGCATAAGCGCTTACAGGGACTTTTTCAAGAATAACATTTTTTTTCCTCACGGGTGCAAAGGTAGGATTTTAGCTGATCACTGATTTTGTGAAATTGCCTTTTCCTTGCTACTTTTACACTAACCGATATCCTATGCGTAAACTTATGATATTACTCGCCTGCATTTTCTGCCACTGGCAGTTACAGGCGCAGGGCTACCAGCTTACTTTCCAGTTAAAACAGTATACCGGCGGACAACTATGCCTGGCTCATTATATGGGGAAAAGCTTTTACATGGCCGATTCCGCCCAGATCAATGCGCAGGGTGTTGCGGTTATGAAGAACAAGGAAGCATTGCCAGGAGGTATCTACATCGTTTTGCTTCCCGGCAGGCAACGCTATTTTGAGATGCTGCTCGATAACAAGGACCAGCAATTCTCTGTTAGCATAGACACCACAGACCTGATCAATAAGACCGTTTTTAAAACGTCCAAAGAGAACGAGATCTTCCAGTCATATAATAAGTTCCTGTCAAAGGAAATAGCGCCACAGGACCGGCAGCTCAATGCCATGCTGGCCAAACATACGGCGGCAGACAGTGCTGCGGCGAAATCCCTGCAACAGGAACTGGGCAAAAAACTTCAGGACTTCCGTAACCATATTGTGGCGGAACACCCGAAAAGCCTGCTCACCAGCATCTTCAGGGCCATGAAAGATCCTGAAGTGCCACCTACCCCTCCCGGCGAAGATTCTACTTTTGGTTACCGCTATTACAAGGCGCATTACTGGGATAGCGTAAACCTGACAGACGGCAGGCTGGTAAGAACCGATATTATCGAGAAGAAACTGAACAGGTACTTCACACAGCTGGTGGCAATGGACCCCGATTCCATTATCGCCGAAGCAGACAATATTGTTGCGAAGACCAGAAAAGATAAAGAGATGTTCAAGTTCGTAGTATGGTGGCTGACCTATACCTACGAGACTTCCAAGTACATGGGTATGGATGCCGTATTCGTGCATATGGTGGAAAAATACTACGTATCGGGTGAGGCTTACTGGCTGAAGGATGATCAATTGAACAAGATCATCTCCAGGGCTTATTCCATGGCGCCTAACCTCATCGGGCAACAAGCCCCGCCACTGGAAGTAAAAGATTCTTCATTGAAACCCGTATCCCTCTATACCACAAAAGCAAAATATACGATCCTCGTTTTCTGGGACCCTACCTGTGGCCACTGCAAGATAGAAGTACCCAGACTGGACTCCGCCTTTAACGCCAGCTGGAAGAACAAAGGAGTAGCCCTCATCGGCTTTAAAACGGAAGGCACCAAAGACGAATGGCAGTCTTTCATCAAAGAACATAAGCTCAATGGATGGATCCATGCATGGGACCCGGACGCCCAGAGCAATTACCGCCGTTTGTACGATGTATACAGCACTCCTGTGGTGTATTTGCTGGACGAAAAAAAGAAGATCCTGGCCAAAAGACTGGGCGTTGAACAGCTCAGCGATTTCCTTGAAAAAATGGACACAAAGGATGGCACAGTCCGCAAATAATCAGATATAATAATTATTTCCCATTGTAATTCACTTGTTTGCAGTCAGATAAGTTTGCTGTGGGTGCCTTTGGCATAGTCTTTGGAATTTCGATGTTGTAATCAAATTGTTAAGATTATGAAAAAGATTATCCTTTCGTTTGCGGCCCTTGCGATTTCTTTCGGAGCAATGTCTCAGGTGCGGGTAGGTGTGAAAGGCGGTTGGAACCTTTCTACCATTTCTGTGAGTAACGACGGTTCAGTGGATAAAGACCGTTCATTATCAGGTTACCATATTGGTCTTATTACCGACATTCCCCTGGTACCGAAGGTACTTTCCTTCCAGCCCGGAGTGTTTTATACCACCAAAGGTGCGAAGTTGACATCTGGAGACAAAGACAACAGCGCCACTGTTCCTTACAGGAAATATACCACCCGGCCCCAGTACATTGAGATTCCTTTAAACTTTATTGGTAAGATACCTGTCGGTGCAAATACCAGGCTATTTGCCGGTGTCGGTCCTTACATGGCATTTGGTGTAGCAGGTAAGAATAAGGTATCAACTACACTTGCCGGTGTAACTACCAGTACAGAGTCTAACATTAAATGGGATGACGATACCCCTTTCAACGAGGGAGATCCTGACCAGGGATTGAACAAGTACAAAAGGTTTGACTGGGGTGGTAACGTGCAGGTAGGTGCCGAATTCAAGAATTTCCTGGTTTCTGCACAGTATGGACACGGCTTTGGTAAGATTAACTCCGGTGGAGATGATAGCAGGAATGACAAGAACAAAAACAGAGTGTTTAGTGTGTCTTTAGGTTATCTGTTCTAAAATCGTATTACAGCAATTCAGTTACTTTTTAACCGGACGTAACAGGCAACGTCTCCTATAACAAACAACAATAGCTAAGAAATTGGTATAGCATCCTTTAACGCCTGCAGGATGCTATACCAAAAATTAAAACACCATATGAAAAAGGTATTATTATCCGTTGCCGCGCTGATGATTGCAGGCATTACTTTTGGCCAGACAAAATTCGGTATTGTGGCAGGACCTAATTTCTCAAGTGCAACCGTTAAAAACGCAGCAGGTCATAAAGAGACCGGCGACCTGGTAGTTGGTTTAAGGGCTGGTGTAACAGCCGATTTACCGCTGGCAGATGAATTTTACATTGGTACAGGCTTACTGTACGCAGGTAAAGGCAACAAGGCCAACGACAACCTGAAAACAACACTGTCTTACCTGCAACTTCCCATCAACTTCCTGTTCAAACCAGAAGTAGGCGCCGGTTGGCTGAACCTCGGTGCTGGTCCTTACCTCGCTTACGGTCTGGGTGGTAAACACAAAGGTACCGTTGGTAACGTAACTGCAGAGTGGAAAGCTTTCGATGATGAATCAACAATTATCGGTGGAAAGCTGAAACGTTTTGATGCCGGTGTAGGTATCGTAGCTGGTTATGAAATGAAGGCCGGTTTATACCTCGGTATCAATGCCGACCTGGGCCTGGTGAATGTATATGATAATACTGACAACGATCGTAGCTGGAGGAACACATCTTTCGGTGTTTCTGTAGGTTATAAATTCTAAGGCAAGCAATATTAAATAAAGAGTCCTTCCTGTCGCTGACAGGGGGACTTTTTTATTTTTTCTAAAATCTCCCCCTTTCGTTGCGAACGCTCAATATTGCCTACAATTTGTGAGTATTTAGATTATTTTTATGCCCGTATTTATGACGGGGATGATCCCGTGTTATGAACCCTGGAAGACCCTATTAAAGAGGACAATACCGCACAACATTACAACACAACGTAAAACGCATGAGTAAATTTTTTACACTCTTCCTTTTAACGCTGTTAATTTCCCTAATGCCCCTTCATGCCCAGGTAAGTCTTGGATTAAGGGGTGGCTATACCTTGTCTGCCACACAGATAAAAAACAGCCAGGGTTATAAAAGTAACAGCCTTGGTACCAGTAGCCAGCTTACCAATTTCCATGCAGACCTGATGATTAACGTACCGGTCTACAAAAGACTCTATTTTCAGCCCCTGGTAAGATACATTACCAAAGGCGCCTACCTTCGTCCACTGCCTTCCAAACAGGGCGTATTCGTGGAATCGGCCAACCAGCTTAAGCTGCATTACCTGGAAGTGCCATTGAACATGGTGCTCAAGTTCCCGGTTTCGCTGGGTAAGATCGTGGTAGGTGGCGGCCCCTATGTAGCCTATGGACTAAACGGCACCTATGACCTGGACCTGATGTACAATGGATCAGTTGTCAGTACCGATTCCCATTCTATCGAATTTAACTACAAAGACAGGGGCATTGCTCCGGGCGCACAGCTCAGCAGGTTTGATGCCGGCGCAAACCTGGCGTTCGGAATAGAATTTAACAACCTGATGGTAGTAGGCGCCAATTTGAGCCGGGGAATGTTCAACCTTGACCGTACCTCTTCTGCAAAGATCACCAACAGCTATTTTTCCCTGAGCCTGGGTGTGCTGCTGGACAGGGAGGATTACTAAAGGAAAGAAGTATTTAAACTATTGAAGGGAGTTCCTGAAAAGGGGCTCCCTTAATTTTTTTTGGGTAATAGGGGTAAGTTCAAGCGTAGCCGTCTTAGGAATTGATAATTCATTGTAATTATCAGCAACAAAAAGACAAAAAGTGTGACAGTTATTCGGACATGCTGCTACGTTTCCACGTAATGGCATTTTTATTAAGAAAAACGGTTACCATTCTATCATAAAAAAGCGGTCCGCCCAAGGCGGACCGCTTTACTTTATAAACTGCGGATAGATTAAGAGTATTATACCACTGCTTCAACTGCCTTCCGGATCACATTGGGTTTACCCAGGGTGTAGTAGTGCAGTACGGGCACGCCAAAGGCCTTGAGTTCTTTTGACTGCTGGATCAGCCACTCGGTGCCTACAGCCTCCACTTCCTTATCCGTTTTACATTTCAGTATCTCATTGGCAAGATCGGCCGGAATGTCTACATGAAAGGTACGTGGCAGGACAGTCAGCTGTTTACGGGTAGTGATGGGTTTTAACCCTGGAATGATCGGTACGGTAATACCCGCCTCGCGGCATTTAGTAACGAAATCAAAGAATTTCTGGTTATCAAAGAACATCTGGGTCACGATATAGTCGGCGCCATTTTCTACCTTTTTCTTGAGGTAGCTCATGTCTGTCTGCATGTTTGGCGCTTCAAAGTGTTTCTCCGGATAACCCGCCACGCCTATACAAAAGTTTGTTTTCACGCCACCTTGCAGGTCTTCTTCCAGGTAGATGCCATTGTTCATGTGTACCACCTGTTGTAGCAGTTCGTCTGCATAACGGTGACCATGTGGTTCAGGTTCAAAGAATGTCTCATTCTTAGGCGCATCACCACGTAATACCAGCACATTATCCACGCCCAGGAAATTGAGGTCGATCAATGCGTTTTCTGTTTCTTCCCTGCTGAAGCCTCCGCAGATGAGGTGTGGAACTGCATCCACGTCATAGTGGTTCATCAAGGCAGCGCAGATGGCCACTGTACCGGGCCGTTTACGGATCTCCACCTTTTCAAAGGTGCCGTCAGCCCTTTTCTTAAACATATGCTCACTTCTGTGGTAAGTAACGTTAATGAAAGCCGGCTTGAATTCCATCAGGGGATCAAGATGTTCATATATAGAATCGATACTCTTACCTTTAAGGGGAGGTAAGATCTCAAAAGAGATCAGCGTATCTTTTGCCTGCGCAATATGTTCTGTTACTTTCATAGTAGAAATAAAAGTGAGCTTAAGTTAATGCCGGGCAAAAATAATACATCCATTAGAATTATCATCTGATTTTTCGCGGAATGGCCGAATATTTTAATACATTGTACTCCATTCATAGATAAAAAATGTAGCGATCTTGCACAAATTGAGGGACTGACGACAGTTAGACGTTGAAAGCTAAATGAAAAGTGTATTTTTGCTAAGTTTGAACATATGGCATTAAAAATACATACAGATCAACTGGTAAAGCGTTACGGTCACAGAACTGTAGCCAACCACGTATCTGTTGAAGTGACACAAGGAGAGATAGTTGGGTTGCTTGGTCCTAACGGAGCAGGTAAAACAACCACATTCTATATGGTAGTGGGGCTGATCAAGCCCGACGAGGGACAGGTGTACCTGGATGATGTGAATATTACAAAACTGCCAATGTACAAAAGGGCGAAAATGGGAATTGGTTATCTGCCCCAGGAAGCTTCGGTGTTCCGTAAGCTGAGTGTGGAAGATAATATTTCCGCCGTATTGGAAATGACGAAGCTGAGGAAAGCAGAGCAGAAAGAAAAGCTGGAAAGCCTGCTGGAAGAATTCCGTCTTACCCATGTACGCAAAAGCCCCGGAGATGTATTGAGTGGAGGTGAACGCCGGCGTACGGAAATAGCGCGCGCGCTTGCGGTAGATCCTAAGTTCATCCTGCTGGACGAGCCTTTTGCCGGTATTGACCCGATCGCTGTCGAAGACATCCAGTCAATCGTTGCCCGCCTTAAATACAAAAATATAGGGATCCTCATAACAGACCATAACGTGCAGGAAACGCTCTCTATTACCGACAGGGCATACCTCCTTTTTGAAGGAAAGATACTTAAAGCCGGTACTGCAGAAGAGTTAGCCGAAGACGAACAGGTAAGAAAAGTGTATCTTGGCCAGAATTTCATTTTACGTCGTAAAAATTACCTGGACGAAGCAGCTAAACAACAATAAACTACTACGCTCCTGATCCTATTATGAGAATATTAAGTCCTGCAATATCACAATTGGCGCGTTTGCGTATGGGGCGCATAGAATATTTTATGCAATACCCCCTGCAGGTGCAGCAGCAGGTGTTCCAAAACCTTATCAGCGCCGCTCAGTATACAGAGTTCGGCAAGCAATATGGCTTTTCACAGATATATAAGATAGAAGAGTTCAAGCAAAGGGTTCCTATTCATAATTATGATACCCTCAAGCCTTACATCCAGCGATTGATGGAGGGACAGCAGAACATCTTATGGAATACACCGATTAAATGGTTTGCCAAATCAAGCGGTACCACTGCCGATAAGAGCAAGTTCATACCCGTCTCTGTAGAGAGCCTGGATGATTGCCATTACCGCGCCGGCCGTGACGTATTATCACTGTACTATAATAATTTCCCTGACTCCCGCCTGCTGACCGGTAAATCGCTGGTAATAGGTGGTAGCCACCAGGTGAACAAACTGGACGCAGAAAGTGATTCTTACTTCGGCGACCTGAGCGCCGTGATGCTACAGAACATGCCATTCTATGGCAACATGATCCGTACACCCGACCTTTCCATTGCCCTGATGGACGAATGGGAGGAGAAGATAGAGCGCATGGCCAACGCCGTGATACATGAGAATGTAACCTCCATTGCCGGTGTACCTACCTGGACGCTGGTACTCATCAAACGTATATTTGAGATCACCGGGAAAGATAACCTGGCCGATGTATGGCCTAACCTGGAATTGTATATGCATGGTGGCGTAAGCTTTACGCCGTACCGGGAGCAGTTCAAAAAACTGATCCGTAAGCCGGACATGTATTACCAGGAAACCTATAATGCTTCTGAAGGCTTCTTTGCCGCACAGGACGTAATAGGAGAGGAAGGCCTGCTCCTGTTCCTCAACCATGGCATCTTCTACGAATTCATGCCAATGGAAGAATATGGCAAATCATCTCCGCAAACCGTGCAGCTGCAGGACGTGGAAATGGGTAAGAACTATGCCCTGATTATCAGTACCAACGGTGGGTTATGGCGTTACCTGGTAGGCGATACCGTACAGTTCACTTCTCTTGCGCCTTACCGTGTAAGGGTAAGCGGACGTACCAAGTCATTCATCAACGCTTTTGGAGAAGAGCTGATCGTTGAGAACTCGGATATGGCCATTGCGAAGGCATGTGAGGTGACTGGCGCTGTGATGAACGACTATACCGCGGCCCCTATCTATTTTAGCGATAGCGAAGCAGGTGGCCATGAATGGCTGCTGGACTTTGACGTGATGCCCGGCAATCTTGAACAGTTCATTGATGTGCTGGATAATACCCTTAAGTCTATCAACTCCGACTATGAGGCCAAACGCCATAAAGATATGGCGCTGCGCCGCCCGGTGGTACATGTCCTGCCCAAGGGCACCTTTACCGACTGGCTGAAGAGCAAAGGCAAACTGGGTGGTCAGCATAAAGTACCGCGCCTCAATAACGAGCGGCAGCATGTGGAAGAAATTCTTAAATTCGCCGGCATCACTGGCAAAATCTAAATTTAATCATCTAACAACTATTACGTCTATATGAAATTACTGGAGAACAAAGTAGCTATTGTAACAGGTGCCAGCAGAGGTATAGGGGAAGCCATCGCGATCAAATTTGCAGAACAGGGAGCAAACGTTGCATTCACATATCTTAGTTCCGACGAAAAGGCCAAAGCACTGGAACAAAAGCTACAGGCAATGGGTGTAAAGGCAAAAGCCTATAAATCCAATGCAGGCAGTTTCGAAGAGAGCGAGGCGCTGATCAATGATGTACTGAAAGAATTTGGCGCTATAGATATCTGCGTGAACAATGCCGGTATTTCCAAAGATAACCTGTTGCTGCGTATGAGCCCTGAACAGTGGGACGAGGTAATTGACGTGAACCTGAAGAGTGTTTATAACATGACCAAACATGTGATCCGCCCAATGATGAAGGCAAAGAGCGGTTCCATTATCAATATGAGCTCCATTATCGGTATGAAGGGTAACGCGGGGCAGAGCAGCTATGCCGCTTCCAAAGCAGGTATTATCGGCTTCACCAAATCTATCGCAGCTGAACTGGGTAGCCGCAACATCCGTTGCAATGCTGTAGCTCCTGGTTTCGTTGAGACTGACATGACGCACTACCTGAAAGATGGTGATGGCGCCAAGAACTACCTGGCACAGATTCCGCTGGGCCGCTTTGGCAGCACTGAAGATATCGCTAACGTATGTCTGTTCCTGGCTTCCAATATGGGAGCATATGTAACCGGCCAGGTGATCAGCGCCTGCGGTGGACTGAATATGTAGTATAATATAATATTGATCAGGGATCAGGAATTGGATACGGGCGTCTGCGCTTATTCAAGCCCTGATCCCTGATTGTTTAATATCGTTTTCCGGGGATCTCCACCCTGAATGTTTCCATACACTTCCTGTCCTGCAATGTCACAAATACGGTTTTACCGTCTTTGCCGCCAAAAGTGAGATTGCTGCATTGCTTACCCTTCAGCGGGATTTCCCGTATTTCCTTACCATCGGGCGCCAGTACCACGATTGCACCTTTTCCCCAACGGGCTACATAGAGGTTGCCTGCTTTGTCGCATTTCATACCATCAAAGCCATAATCAGGGAATTCAGCGAACAGTTTTTTATTGCTGATATTACCATCTTTATCAACATCGAACTTCCAGATCTTACGCTGCACGCTTTCATTTACGTACAGGGTCTTTTCGTCAGGGCTCAGTTCAATACCATTGGCGGTTCCCATGTTACCGTCCAGGAGCACGGCCTTACCGCCTTTATCGATACGCCAGATCTGCCCTTTGCTGTTTTTCCAGTCGGGGTCTGATGCGAAGAGCACATCTTTTTTACTGATGCAAAGGTCATTGGGCTGGAACATCTTGTCTGAATGCACATAAACGCTCACCTTTTTCGTCTTCATGTCCACTTCCAGCACATTGTGCCCCTTGAAGTCCGGCAGGTACATATTGCCCTTGCTGTTGAACTGGATGCTGTTTGCAATGCTGCTATCCGGCAATGTCACAAACACTTCCCCGCTGCCGTCTTTTGTGCTGATCTTCCCGATGGTGCCGTCCCGCAGATAGTTCACCACATAGAGATTGCCTGCTTTATCGAAATTGGGCCCCTCAATGTTGACCGAGAACATATTCTCTTTCGTAAGATCCTGCGCCTGGTACAATGCAGTGGATTTGTGCTGTGCCATGACTGCGCAACCGGTCGTTAAGGCCAGTAATAAACAGATATGCTGCTTCATGATAAAAAAAATTGCGTTGAG from Chitinophaga filiformis carries:
- a CDS encoding redoxin domain-containing protein, yielding MRKLMILLACIFCHWQLQAQGYQLTFQLKQYTGGQLCLAHYMGKSFYMADSAQINAQGVAVMKNKEALPGGIYIVLLPGRQRYFEMLLDNKDQQFSVSIDTTDLINKTVFKTSKENEIFQSYNKFLSKEIAPQDRQLNAMLAKHTAADSAAAKSLQQELGKKLQDFRNHIVAEHPKSLLTSIFRAMKDPEVPPTPPGEDSTFGYRYYKAHYWDSVNLTDGRLVRTDIIEKKLNRYFTQLVAMDPDSIIAEADNIVAKTRKDKEMFKFVVWWLTYTYETSKYMGMDAVFVHMVEKYYVSGEAYWLKDDQLNKIISRAYSMAPNLIGQQAPPLEVKDSSLKPVSLYTTKAKYTILVFWDPTCGHCKIEVPRLDSAFNASWKNKGVALIGFKTEGTKDEWQSFIKEHKLNGWIHAWDPDAQSNYRRLYDVYSTPVVYLLDEKKKILAKRLGVEQLSDFLEKMDTKDGTVRK
- a CDS encoding outer membrane beta-barrel protein — encoded protein: MSKFFTLFLLTLLISLMPLHAQVSLGLRGGYTLSATQIKNSQGYKSNSLGTSSQLTNFHADLMINVPVYKRLYFQPLVRYITKGAYLRPLPSKQGVFVESANQLKLHYLEVPLNMVLKFPVSLGKIVVGGGPYVAYGLNGTYDLDLMYNGSVVSTDSHSIEFNYKDRGIAPGAQLSRFDAGANLAFGIEFNNLMVVGANLSRGMFNLDRTSSAKITNSYFSLSLGVLLDREDY
- a CDS encoding rhomboid family intramembrane serine protease, producing the protein MMHVEERNTTPLSLGEEKNMVIQLLLINITVFVLLFFTEVIYRMEGNPLARYYDDVLSHLTLSASFSTVLHNPWSLITSMFVHNSFWMIVSNMIWLACFGTMLQNHAGRQHILPLYLLSGIVGAVFYLLGMQFIPSFRELQSFASTTGASACIMALAVGATIVAPGYRLLPNLPIPFWIITLIFLLVNIGTHVVNSHDLTMVPALIGGGLTGLLYMQQWKKGNDLGAGFNRTLHKITHLFHPKTHLHVVK
- a CDS encoding porin family protein, which encodes MKKVLLSVAALMIAGITFGQTKFGIVAGPNFSSATVKNAAGHKETGDLVVGLRAGVTADLPLADEFYIGTGLLYAGKGNKANDNLKTTLSYLQLPINFLFKPEVGAGWLNLGAGPYLAYGLGGKHKGTVGNVTAEWKAFDDESTIIGGKLKRFDAGVGIVAGYEMKAGLYLGINADLGLVNVYDNTDNDRSWRNTSFGVSVGYKF
- the rlmD gene encoding 23S rRNA (uracil(1939)-C(5))-methyltransferase RlmD; the encoded protein is MRKKNVILEKVPVSAYAAEGKALARIDGKVIFIEGGVVPGDVVDVRLGKNKKDWAEGKAIRFHSQASNRVDPFCEHFGNCGGCKWQMLPYSLQLEYKQQQVADNLQRIGKLELPPMQPILGSRHTTHYRNKLEFTFSNKAYLPAEELNEDGSIPQRNALGFHVPKLFDKVLDINTCYLQAEPVNAIRNTIRAYALANQLSFYDIRAKEGWLRNLVIRICTTGEVMVNLVIHHENKKDREALLDHLLATVPGITSVLYTINPKLNDTIFDLEPKVYFGKGYVEEKLEDFTFKIGPKSFFQTNTYQGEALYQVTREFAGLTGTEIVYDLYCGTGSIGIFVSRQAGKVVGIELIKEAIDDAVENAARNNVNNAQFFAGDVVDICNDAFFAQHGQPDVVITDPPRAGMHEKLVNKLLEIAAPRIVYVSCNPATQARDLALLDAMYSVKRIQPVDMFPHTHHIENVVLLEKRINH
- the lptB gene encoding LPS export ABC transporter ATP-binding protein encodes the protein MALKIHTDQLVKRYGHRTVANHVSVEVTQGEIVGLLGPNGAGKTTTFYMVVGLIKPDEGQVYLDDVNITKLPMYKRAKMGIGYLPQEASVFRKLSVEDNISAVLEMTKLRKAEQKEKLESLLEEFRLTHVRKSPGDVLSGGERRRTEIARALAVDPKFILLDEPFAGIDPIAVEDIQSIVARLKYKNIGILITDHNVQETLSITDRAYLLFEGKILKAGTAEELAEDEQVRKVYLGQNFILRRKNYLDEAAKQQ
- the metF gene encoding methylenetetrahydrofolate reductase [NAD(P)H]; protein product: MKVTEHIAQAKDTLISFEILPPLKGKSIDSIYEHLDPLMEFKPAFINVTYHRSEHMFKKRADGTFEKVEIRKRPGTVAICAALMNHYDVDAVPHLICGGFSREETENALIDLNFLGVDNVLVLRGDAPKNETFFEPEPHGHRYADELLQQVVHMNNGIYLEEDLQGGVKTNFCIGVAGYPEKHFEAPNMQTDMSYLKKKVENGADYIVTQMFFDNQKFFDFVTKCREAGITVPIIPGLKPITTRKQLTVLPRTFHVDIPADLANEILKCKTDKEVEAVGTEWLIQQSKELKAFGVPVLHYYTLGKPNVIRKAVEAVV
- a CDS encoding porin family protein; translation: MKKIILSFAALAISFGAMSQVRVGVKGGWNLSTISVSNDGSVDKDRSLSGYHIGLITDIPLVPKVLSFQPGVFYTTKGAKLTSGDKDNSATVPYRKYTTRPQYIEIPLNFIGKIPVGANTRLFAGVGPYMAFGVAGKNKVSTTLAGVTTSTESNIKWDDDTPFNEGDPDQGLNKYKRFDWGGNVQVGAEFKNFLVSAQYGHGFGKINSGGDDSRNDKNKNRVFSVSLGYLF
- a CDS encoding rhomboid family intramembrane serine protease — translated: MSEFRPGRFEILPTVIKNLLIINGLVFLAQNTLGSSIGNNKIDDIFALHYWGSDLFRPHQFITHLFMHATLGHLFMNMFTLWMFGATLENIWGPKRFLIFYMVCGLGAALCHMGVLTYENVRLAHDAKAFLSDPSIANFRLLDSRYDLDAGRFRVEGIKTIFYQFPNDPGVINDTKTFISQFAQDYPDSATLGASGAVFGLLFAFGYLFPNNLIYLYFLFPLKAKYFVGILILLELYSGIQNSAGDNVAHFAHLGGVLFSYILLRIWNRHNRRHFY